The following proteins come from a genomic window of Geothrix edaphica:
- a CDS encoding 2-oxoacid:acceptor oxidoreductase family protein, with amino-acid sequence MSKASVFYDKFERHSHGEGLKGHATHYCPGCGHGLAHKYLAEAIDELGIQDRTVAISPVGCSVFLYYYFDVGNSQAAHGRAPVVALGHKFANPESVVISYQGDGDLASIGLAETVATAQLGAPITVIFINNAIYGMTGGQMAPTTLMGQSSTTSPSGRNEYNGQPMKMAELIAGLDGPIYVERVALYDAKQRIKAKKAIQKAIKLQVEGRGYSFIEVLAECPTHLKMNPEDTEKWVKECMEPVYPLGVKKDVTVDPWFKRNPPCFKGEKILSLAGATSEHPERFCKGFPTHLALNDISLKLAGSGGDGAQTAAMLIARAAINEGFDATHIPSYGPESRGGTSYADVHVAEEEVLNPGSPDPQVLIAFNTPSLVKFGPTVRKGGYVIYDSSVVTEAPVLDPSIKLFPVPFTGIATDLGKAVVKNIVALGALQAATNIFPKDTMLTAIRVALKDKCALIPLNEEAFAWGIKSVEALDR; translated from the coding sequence ATGAGCAAGGCCAGCGTCTTCTACGACAAGTTCGAGCGCCACTCCCACGGCGAGGGCCTCAAGGGCCACGCCACCCACTACTGCCCCGGCTGCGGCCACGGGCTGGCCCACAAGTACCTGGCGGAAGCCATCGACGAGCTGGGCATCCAGGACCGCACGGTGGCCATCAGTCCCGTGGGCTGCTCGGTCTTCCTCTACTACTACTTCGATGTGGGCAACAGCCAGGCCGCCCACGGCCGCGCACCCGTAGTCGCCCTCGGCCACAAGTTCGCCAACCCCGAGAGCGTGGTCATCAGCTACCAGGGCGACGGCGACCTGGCCTCCATCGGCCTGGCCGAGACCGTGGCCACAGCGCAGCTCGGCGCACCCATCACCGTCATCTTCATCAACAATGCCATCTACGGCATGACCGGCGGCCAGATGGCCCCCACCACGCTGATGGGCCAGAGCAGCACCACCAGCCCCTCCGGCCGCAACGAGTATAACGGCCAGCCCATGAAGATGGCCGAGCTCATCGCCGGTCTGGACGGCCCCATCTACGTCGAGCGGGTGGCCCTCTATGACGCCAAGCAGCGCATCAAGGCCAAGAAGGCCATCCAGAAGGCCATCAAGCTCCAGGTGGAAGGCCGCGGCTACTCCTTCATCGAAGTGCTGGCGGAGTGCCCCACGCACCTGAAGATGAATCCCGAGGACACCGAGAAGTGGGTCAAGGAGTGCATGGAGCCCGTGTACCCGCTGGGCGTGAAGAAGGACGTCACCGTCGACCCCTGGTTCAAGCGGAACCCGCCCTGCTTCAAGGGCGAGAAGATCCTCAGCCTGGCCGGTGCCACTTCCGAGCACCCCGAGCGCTTCTGCAAGGGCTTCCCCACGCATCTGGCGCTGAATGACATCTCGCTGAAGCTGGCCGGCTCCGGCGGTGACGGCGCCCAGACCGCGGCCATGCTCATCGCCCGGGCCGCCATCAACGAGGGCTTCGACGCCACCCACATCCCCAGCTACGGCCCTGAGAGCCGCGGCGGCACGTCCTACGCCGATGTCCACGTGGCCGAGGAGGAGGTGCTGAACCCCGGCTCCCCCGATCCACAGGTGCTCATCGCCTTCAACACCCCCAGCCTCGTCAAGTTCGGCCCCACGGTCCGCAAGGGCGGCTATGTGATCTACGACAGCTCCGTGGTGACCGAGGCGCCCGTGCTCGATCCCAGCATCAAGCTGTTCCCCGTGCCCTTCACGGGCATCGCCACCGACCTGGGCAAGGCCGTGGTGAAGAACATCGTGGCCCTGGGCGCCCTGCAGGCCGCCACGAACATCTTCCCCAAGGACACCATGCTCACGGCCATCCGTGTGGCCCTGAAGGACAAGTGCGCCCTGATCCCCCTCAACGAAGAAGCCTTCGCCTGGGGCATCAAGTCCGTGGAAGCGCTCGACAGATAG
- a CDS encoding DUF3224 domain-containing protein, whose amino-acid sequence MPAPPVLRPALVLLACLPLGAAMPVPPDSATPGKEARVTAQAKGSFEVKVVPLAEGAQAGAWSPGRMSIDKRFKGDLDGASQGQMLTAMTEVQGSAGYTAIEQVRGTLLGRSGSFLLQHFAVMTRGVPGQWTVMVVPDSGTGELKGLAGTMTIVITGGRHTYTLDYTLPARP is encoded by the coding sequence ATGCCCGCACCACCCGTCCTGAGACCAGCCCTCGTCCTGCTGGCCTGCCTGCCGCTTGGTGCGGCGATGCCGGTCCCACCCGATTCCGCCACCCCCGGAAAGGAGGCCCGTGTCACTGCCCAGGCCAAGGGCTCCTTCGAGGTCAAGGTGGTGCCCCTCGCGGAAGGGGCCCAGGCGGGCGCCTGGTCCCCTGGGCGGATGTCCATCGACAAGCGGTTCAAGGGGGATCTGGACGGGGCCAGCCAGGGCCAGATGCTGACGGCCATGACGGAGGTGCAGGGCTCGGCGGGCTACACGGCGATCGAGCAGGTGCGCGGGACGCTCCTGGGTCGCAGCGGCAGCTTCCTGCTGCAGCACTTTGCCGTGATGACTCGCGGGGTGCCCGGCCAGTGGACCGTGATGGTGGTGCCGGACTCGGGTACCGGAGAACTGAAGGGGCTGGCCGGGACGATGACCATCGTCATCACCGGTGGCCGGCACACCTACACGCTGGACTACACGCTGCCCGCCAGGCCTTGA
- a CDS encoding phosphoglycerate kinase — MGFQSVRDLDVKGHRVFLRADLNVPLKEGRITDATRIRETLPTLKCLLDGGASVVLASHLGRPEGKGFEAAFSAAPVAAWLKEQGFDCRLASYVNGAAVEAEAAALQPGQILLLENLRFEKGETKNNDDFAASLAKLADTYVNDAFGAAHRAHASVSGMVGRFPKDRVAAGFLMEKELKALGKVTDNPDKPLVVIFGGAKVSDKIELIQNFLGKADAILIGGAMSYTFLKAQGFEIGKSLCEEDKLDLALELLKQAEAKGTRLLLPLDHVAAPEFKEDADCAITVDQNIPADRMALDIGPETVAAYVAEIRAAKTLLWNGPMGVFEMASYAAGTLSMAEELAEAADRGAFVLVGGGDSVAAVNKAGVASRMSHVSTGGGASLEFLSGLELPGVAALQR; from the coding sequence ATGGGCTTCCAGTCGGTGCGGGATCTCGACGTCAAGGGCCACCGCGTCTTCCTCCGGGCGGATCTGAACGTGCCGCTCAAGGAGGGCCGCATCACGGACGCCACGCGGATCCGGGAGACGCTGCCCACGCTGAAGTGCCTGCTGGACGGCGGCGCTTCCGTGGTGCTGGCCTCCCACCTGGGCCGGCCCGAGGGCAAGGGCTTCGAGGCCGCCTTCAGCGCCGCGCCGGTGGCAGCCTGGCTGAAGGAGCAGGGCTTCGACTGCCGCCTGGCCAGCTACGTGAATGGCGCGGCCGTGGAAGCCGAGGCCGCGGCCCTGCAGCCGGGCCAGATCCTCCTGCTGGAGAACCTGCGCTTCGAGAAGGGCGAGACCAAGAACAACGATGACTTCGCCGCCAGCCTGGCGAAGCTGGCGGACACCTACGTGAATGACGCCTTCGGCGCGGCGCACCGGGCCCACGCCTCGGTCAGCGGCATGGTCGGCCGTTTCCCCAAGGACCGCGTGGCCGCGGGCTTCCTCATGGAGAAGGAGCTGAAGGCCCTGGGCAAGGTCACGGACAACCCGGACAAGCCCCTCGTGGTGATCTTCGGCGGCGCCAAGGTGAGCGACAAGATCGAGCTCATCCAGAACTTCCTCGGCAAGGCCGATGCCATCCTCATCGGCGGCGCCATGAGCTACACCTTCCTCAAGGCCCAGGGCTTCGAAATCGGCAAGAGCCTCTGCGAGGAGGACAAGCTGGACCTGGCTCTGGAGCTGCTGAAGCAGGCGGAGGCCAAGGGGACGCGCCTGCTGCTGCCCCTGGACCATGTGGCGGCCCCCGAGTTCAAGGAGGACGCGGACTGCGCCATCACCGTGGACCAGAACATCCCCGCCGATCGCATGGCCCTGGACATCGGCCCCGAGACCGTGGCCGCCTACGTGGCTGAGATCCGCGCCGCGAAGACCCTCCTCTGGAACGGCCCCATGGGCGTCTTCGAGATGGCGTCCTATGCGGCCGGCACCTTGAGCATGGCCGAGGAACTGGCCGAAGCCGCGGACAGGGGCGCCTTCGTGCTGGTGGGCGGCGGCGACAGCGTGGCCGCCGTGAACAAGGCCGGTGTGGCCTCCCGCATGAGCCACGTCTCCACGGGCGGGGGCGCCAGCCTGGAGTTCCTCAGCGGCCTCGAGCTGCCTGGCGTGGCGGCGCTTCAGCGCTGA
- the tpiA gene encoding triose-phosphate isomerase, which translates to MRFVVANWKMNFLSGQARDFCEAFLAGYSPSPSVTAAVAPPFHLIRPVADSLRSRQVRVFGQNGHAEPNGAYTGEISMAQLQDVGCSGVILGHSERRQLFGETDDALVAKVKAARDWNLLPLLCVGETLEERQQGRTLEVLDRQLSILARTGPTPLWVAYEPVWAIGTGLRAEVGQIREAHAFIKSRIVTLMSLNFGPVPILYGGSITPENFPELLDIPEVAGGLVGGASLDPAKFATLVKQAG; encoded by the coding sequence ATGCGCTTCGTCGTCGCCAACTGGAAGATGAATTTCCTGTCCGGCCAGGCCCGGGACTTCTGCGAGGCCTTCCTGGCGGGCTACAGCCCGTCGCCCTCGGTGACGGCCGCCGTCGCGCCCCCCTTCCACCTCATCCGCCCGGTGGCCGACAGCCTCAGGAGCCGCCAGGTGCGCGTGTTCGGCCAGAACGGCCACGCCGAGCCGAATGGCGCCTACACGGGCGAGATCTCCATGGCCCAGCTCCAGGACGTGGGGTGCTCGGGCGTGATCCTGGGCCACAGCGAGCGGCGCCAGCTCTTCGGAGAGACCGACGACGCCCTGGTCGCCAAGGTGAAGGCCGCCCGGGACTGGAACCTGCTCCCCCTGCTCTGCGTGGGCGAGACCCTTGAAGAGCGGCAACAGGGCCGGACGCTGGAGGTTCTGGACCGCCAGCTCTCCATCCTGGCCCGCACCGGCCCCACGCCCCTCTGGGTGGCCTACGAACCCGTCTGGGCCATCGGCACCGGCCTGCGCGCCGAAGTGGGGCAGATCCGGGAGGCCCACGCCTTCATCAAATCGAGGATCGTCACGCTCATGAGCCTGAACTTCGGCCCGGTGCCCATCCTCTACGGCGGCAGCATCACGCCGGAGAACTTCCCCGAGCTGCTGGACATCCCCGAGGTGGCCGGGGGCCTCGTGGGCGGCGCCAGCCTGGACCCCGCCAAGTTCGCGACTCTGGTGAAGCAGGCGGGCTGA
- the secG gene encoding preprotein translocase subunit SecG: MNGLALALLILFGVLLIGTILLQPGTKGGLGASFGGGGANSAFGAQGATPFLSKATYWLAAGFLGTTLFIEVLIIRGNRSVLEKISDKPAITVPAPVVPAPAPAPAHAPAPAKK; this comes from the coding sequence ATGAATGGCCTCGCCCTCGCGCTTCTGATCCTCTTCGGTGTCCTGCTCATCGGGACGATCCTCCTGCAGCCCGGCACGAAGGGCGGCCTCGGCGCCTCCTTCGGCGGCGGCGGCGCGAACTCGGCCTTCGGCGCCCAGGGCGCCACGCCGTTCCTCTCCAAGGCCACCTACTGGCTGGCCGCGGGCTTCCTGGGCACCACGCTGTTCATCGAAGTCCTGATCATCCGCGGCAACCGCTCGGTGCTGGAGAAGATCTCCGACAAGCCCGCGATCACCGTGCCGGCGCCAGTCGTGCCTGCGCCCGCTCCCGCGCCTGCCCACGCGCCCGCGCCCGCGAAGAAGTAG
- a CDS encoding A/G-specific adenine glycosylase encodes MLWPSAPTLLAPLAPWFEVARRDLPWRAGDLDAPHPDPYAVLVSELMLQQTQVATVIPYFTRWMEQFPDPEALAEAGEDTVHKAWEGLGYYRRARFLKAAAGTIAAEGWPGDLEGLARLPGLGPYTAAAVGSIAFQWPAPALDGNAFRVLARLLLIEGDPKARATDLRVWLAPALAAHGPSRLTQALMELGATVCTPAPTCGGCPLADRCGARRADRTGEIPPVAKRAKPKASSLWLVALEAEGHVLLHAPAAKGLLAGLWRWPALDAEAVPAGRGAASLTAWPGWIQVYTHRRESVSPLHLRLDRRFQAAEGLRWIPIGDLPALPLGKRDQRLRDLLATPGQRPLEAPDPFALIGACAAPSA; translated from the coding sequence ATGCTCTGGCCGTCTGCTCCCACCCTCCTCGCCCCCCTGGCTCCCTGGTTCGAGGTCGCGCGGCGGGACCTGCCCTGGCGGGCCGGGGACCTCGACGCACCCCACCCGGATCCCTACGCGGTGCTGGTGTCGGAGCTGATGCTCCAGCAGACCCAGGTGGCCACGGTGATTCCGTATTTCACGCGCTGGATGGAACAGTTTCCCGACCCCGAGGCCCTGGCTGAGGCCGGCGAGGACACTGTCCACAAGGCCTGGGAGGGCCTCGGCTACTACCGCCGCGCCCGGTTCCTGAAGGCCGCCGCCGGCACCATCGCCGCGGAAGGCTGGCCCGGCGATCTGGAGGGGCTCGCACGGCTGCCGGGCCTCGGCCCCTATACCGCCGCCGCCGTGGGTTCCATCGCCTTCCAGTGGCCCGCCCCCGCCCTGGATGGCAACGCCTTCCGCGTGCTGGCCCGGCTGCTGCTGATCGAGGGCGATCCCAAGGCGCGGGCCACGGACTTGCGGGTCTGGCTCGCCCCCGCCCTCGCAGCCCACGGTCCCTCCCGCCTGACGCAGGCGCTTATGGAACTGGGCGCCACGGTCTGCACCCCGGCGCCCACCTGCGGGGGCTGCCCTCTGGCGGATCGCTGCGGGGCGCGGCGGGCTGACCGTACCGGGGAGATTCCGCCCGTGGCGAAGCGGGCCAAGCCGAAGGCCTCCTCCCTCTGGCTGGTGGCCCTGGAAGCCGAGGGCCACGTGCTGCTGCATGCCCCGGCGGCGAAGGGCCTGCTGGCCGGCCTCTGGCGCTGGCCGGCGCTGGATGCGGAGGCGGTCCCCGCTGGCCGCGGCGCCGCGTCCCTCACCGCCTGGCCCGGCTGGATCCAGGTCTACACCCACCGCCGAGAGAGCGTGAGCCCACTGCACCTGCGCCTGGACAGGCGCTTCCAGGCGGCGGAGGGACTGCGCTGGATTCCCATCGGCGACCTCCCGGCCCTGCCCCTGGGCAAGCGGGACCAGCGCCTGCGCGATCTCCTCGCCACGCCGGGGCAGAGACCCCTCGAGGCGCCGGATCCCTTCGCCCTCATCGGAGCCTGTGCAGCCCCTTCGGCGTGA
- a CDS encoding zf-TFIIB domain-containing protein: protein MEAQTLRCSGCGAPVPPDAPQCPYCQAQLATVACAACFALVPLSASHCPACGAALAPRVPLVAEGAPCPACAKPLAASRVGDLETRACLACGGLWLDRAVFEQLGASRERQGAVLGALPTPPVPPVAALEPVQYRPCPACGERMNRVNYARRSGVVLDVCKAHGLWFDRDELRRLLTFIAGGGLDRARERELEDLKEAKRAAVQLPGHPASSHEFTQQADASGHWLTAAGLVGLAIEVADHLFGRD from the coding sequence ATGGAAGCCCAGACCCTCCGCTGCTCCGGTTGTGGCGCTCCGGTACCTCCGGATGCGCCCCAGTGCCCGTACTGCCAGGCCCAGCTGGCCACGGTGGCCTGCGCGGCCTGTTTCGCGCTGGTGCCGCTGTCAGCCAGCCACTGTCCGGCCTGTGGAGCGGCCCTGGCCCCGCGAGTGCCCCTCGTGGCCGAGGGAGCCCCCTGTCCGGCCTGCGCCAAGCCCCTGGCCGCCAGTCGCGTGGGGGACCTCGAGACCCGGGCCTGCCTGGCCTGCGGCGGCCTGTGGCTGGACCGGGCGGTGTTCGAGCAGCTGGGTGCCAGCCGGGAGCGCCAGGGCGCCGTGCTGGGGGCCCTTCCCACGCCCCCGGTCCCGCCGGTGGCGGCCCTGGAGCCGGTGCAGTACCGCCCCTGTCCCGCCTGCGGAGAGCGCATGAACCGGGTGAACTACGCGCGCCGGTCGGGCGTGGTGCTGGATGTCTGCAAGGCCCACGGCCTCTGGTTCGACCGGGACGAGCTGCGGCGGCTGCTGACCTTCATCGCGGGAGGCGGCCTGGACCGCGCTCGGGAGCGGGAACTGGAGGACCTGAAGGAGGCCAAGCGGGCCGCGGTCCAGCTCCCCGGGCACCCGGCGTCCTCGCATGAGTTCACCCAGCAGGCGGACGCCTCGGGGCACTGGCTCACGGCGGCGGGTTTGGTGGGGCTGGCCATCGAGGTGGCCGATCACTTGTTCGGCAGGGATTGA
- the truB gene encoding tRNA pseudouridine(55) synthase TruB codes for MVESGIHLVHKAVGQSSFDVIRGFKRRAFEAGQKKLALGHGGTLDPFADGLLLVLAGQATRLMELLHPLPKTYVAEVAWGVETDTCDLHGKPVAESDVPPSQAALDAVLAPFLGWTDQVPPATSAKKIDGEAAYRKAHRGEDVVMKPCRVFLLSARWIAHDLPGRSTLELTCRGGFYVRSLARDLGRALGCGAHLTALRRTAIGPWADPGEGRERLLTGAELLPWCPSRLLSDEEADHLGHGRSIPAGEALPATWALPEGFPDPGAPLRALHDGRLVALLKPAEAGLRTFANLRGGL; via the coding sequence ATGGTCGAGTCCGGCATCCACCTCGTCCACAAGGCCGTGGGCCAGAGCAGCTTTGACGTGATCCGGGGCTTCAAGCGCCGGGCCTTCGAGGCGGGACAGAAGAAGCTGGCCCTGGGTCACGGCGGCACGCTGGATCCCTTCGCGGACGGGCTGCTGCTGGTGCTGGCGGGCCAGGCCACGCGGCTGATGGAGCTGCTGCACCCCCTGCCGAAGACCTACGTGGCCGAAGTGGCCTGGGGCGTGGAGACGGACACCTGCGACCTGCACGGGAAACCGGTGGCGGAGTCGGACGTGCCGCCTTCACAGGCGGCGCTGGACGCAGTCCTGGCGCCCTTCCTGGGCTGGACCGACCAGGTGCCGCCCGCCACCAGCGCCAAGAAGATCGATGGCGAGGCCGCCTACAGGAAGGCCCACCGGGGCGAGGACGTGGTGATGAAGCCCTGCCGCGTCTTCCTGCTGTCGGCGCGCTGGATCGCCCACGACTTGCCGGGACGCAGCACCCTGGAACTGACCTGCCGGGGCGGTTTCTACGTCCGCAGCCTGGCCCGGGATCTGGGCCGCGCCCTGGGCTGCGGGGCCCACCTGACGGCCCTCCGCCGCACGGCCATCGGCCCCTGGGCAGATCCCGGCGAAGGTCGGGAGCGGCTGCTCACCGGCGCCGAGCTGCTGCCCTGGTGCCCGTCGCGTCTGCTCTCCGACGAGGAGGCGGATCACCTGGGCCACGGCCGGAGCATCCCCGCGGGGGAGGCTCTGCCTGCCACCTGGGCCCTGCCCGAGGGTTTTCCCGACCCCGGCGCCCCGCTGCGGGCCCTGCATGACGGACGTCTCGTGGCCCTGCTGAAGCCCGCCGAAGCGGGACTGCGGACCTTCGCCAACCTGCGGGGCGGGTTGTAG
- the aroF gene encoding 3-deoxy-7-phosphoheptulonate synthase has product MLILMEPAATRDQVGEVLALLEAAGIRSQVNETPGALSIVAPNASKALKPDRIEPMAGVRRVVPITSPYKLASADAAAGRTVVDVRGVRIGGPELALVGGPCGVESREQLFTVARYVAEAGVKLLRAGAFKPRTSPYAFQGLGLEGLRLLEEARAEFDLGIVTEATEVETFDDVERSADMVQIGARNMQNFALLRRAGRCEKPVLLKRGPSATLEEWLYAAEYVLGEGNRNLVLCERGIRTWSDHARNTLDVSVVPAAKVLTHLPVMVDPSHATGRRDLVIPCGLAGVAAGADGLLVETHCNPEKALSDGPQALLPSDFIRLVERAQAVHRALQAPSLTGLWM; this is encoded by the coding sequence ATGCTCATTCTTATGGAACCCGCCGCCACCCGTGACCAGGTGGGTGAAGTCCTGGCCCTGCTGGAAGCCGCCGGCATCCGCAGCCAGGTGAACGAGACGCCCGGGGCGCTCAGCATCGTGGCGCCGAACGCCTCCAAGGCCCTGAAACCGGACCGCATCGAGCCCATGGCAGGCGTCCGGCGCGTGGTGCCCATCACCAGCCCCTACAAGCTGGCCAGTGCCGACGCGGCGGCGGGTCGCACTGTGGTGGACGTGCGGGGGGTGCGGATCGGCGGCCCCGAGCTGGCGCTGGTGGGCGGGCCCTGTGGCGTGGAGAGCCGCGAGCAGCTCTTCACCGTGGCCCGCTACGTGGCCGAGGCCGGCGTGAAGCTGCTGAGGGCCGGCGCCTTCAAGCCCCGCACCAGCCCCTATGCCTTCCAGGGTTTGGGCCTGGAGGGCCTGCGGCTGCTGGAGGAGGCCCGCGCCGAGTTCGATCTGGGCATCGTCACCGAGGCCACGGAAGTCGAGACCTTCGACGATGTGGAGCGCAGCGCCGACATGGTGCAGATCGGCGCCCGCAACATGCAGAACTTCGCCCTGCTGCGCCGGGCCGGACGCTGCGAGAAGCCCGTGCTCCTCAAGCGGGGCCCCTCGGCCACCCTGGAGGAATGGCTCTACGCCGCCGAGTACGTGCTGGGCGAGGGCAACCGCAACCTGGTGCTCTGCGAGCGGGGCATCCGGACCTGGTCCGATCACGCCCGCAACACGCTGGACGTCAGCGTGGTCCCGGCGGCGAAGGTCCTCACCCACCTGCCGGTCATGGTCGACCCCAGCCACGCCACGGGGCGCCGGGACCTGGTGATCCCCTGCGGCCTGGCAGGCGTGGCCGCGGGCGCGGACGGCCTGCTGGTGGAGACCCACTGCAACCCCGAGAAGGCCCTGAGCGATGGCCCCCAGGCCCTCCTGCCCTCGGACTTCATCCGCCTCGTGGAACGGGCCCAGGCCGTGCATCGCGCCCTGCAGGCGCCCAGCCTCACTGGGCTATGGATGTAG
- the rbfA gene encoding 30S ribosome-binding factor RbfA produces the protein MQRPERLEDQVHFLLSTLVQRELRDPELGFVTLTAVRLSPDRSVAKVYFTVLPANGGDQEAQDLLTRKALGRAAGFLRSQLANRLKMRRVPELRFFPDGTLEDGNHMETLLAEIEKERAARPADPASEEG, from the coding sequence ATGCAACGCCCCGAACGCCTTGAAGACCAGGTCCACTTTCTCCTCTCCACCCTCGTGCAGCGTGAGCTCCGGGACCCGGAGCTGGGCTTCGTGACGCTCACCGCAGTCCGCCTCTCGCCGGATCGCAGCGTGGCGAAGGTGTATTTCACCGTGCTGCCCGCCAACGGCGGCGACCAGGAGGCCCAGGATCTCCTCACCCGCAAGGCCCTGGGCCGCGCTGCGGGGTTCCTGCGCAGCCAGCTGGCCAACCGCCTCAAGATGCGCCGGGTGCCCGAGCTGCGGTTCTTCCCGGATGGCACCCTGGAAGACGGCAACCACATGGAGACCCTCCTCGCCGAGATCGAGAAGGAGCGGGCCGCGCGCCCCGCAGACCCGGCCTCGGAAGAAGGCTGA
- a CDS encoding Kelch repeat-containing protein: protein MTHTSRSALLFLGLGLASFWACGGGSSSGTVGSPAPSALKLLPATGDIKVGGILQVWAEDVQGHTIPATFSVVEPQGGTVDASGRYQAPTTAGTYHLRATSSQVPGAVAEVPVKVSAYLAALSQAASTQFSRSDHSATLLPDGSVLLAGGMESSQLERYLPAAGTFVSAGDLGTRRWAHQASVLPGGGVLLTGGVYGVSVLATAQVYEAGTGLRTVGPLTATRMLHAAAELADGRILLTGGLPATGSDVYATSTSELFNPATGGFTASASMASPRTGHTATRLPDGRILIAGGRNSTCWYGCPELIWASAELYDSATGTFTPTGRMAQARYGHTATPLPDGRILITGGTTPDLPNTDVSSSVEIYDPATGAFTAAGTMLRPRSHHTATLLTDGRVLLAHGRTQGEGSLASATLEVFDPLLAKSMLLTSNLTTRYRHTATRLLSGDVLLAGGTEGGGGIKLTEVFR, encoded by the coding sequence ATGACCCACACATCCCGTTCAGCACTGCTGTTCCTTGGCTTGGGGCTGGCCTCCTTCTGGGCCTGCGGCGGCGGCTCCAGCTCCGGCACTGTCGGTTCCCCGGCCCCCTCCGCGCTGAAGCTCCTGCCCGCCACCGGCGACATCAAGGTCGGCGGCATCCTGCAGGTGTGGGCGGAGGACGTCCAGGGCCACACGATCCCGGCAACCTTCTCAGTGGTGGAGCCCCAGGGGGGCACGGTGGACGCCAGCGGCCGCTACCAGGCGCCGACCACAGCCGGGACCTACCACCTCCGGGCCACGAGCAGCCAGGTTCCCGGGGCGGTCGCGGAGGTGCCCGTGAAGGTCTCCGCCTACCTGGCTGCCCTCAGCCAGGCGGCCTCGACCCAGTTCTCCCGCTCCGACCACAGTGCCACCCTGCTGCCGGACGGCAGCGTGCTGCTGGCGGGCGGGATGGAATCCAGCCAGCTTGAGCGGTACCTGCCCGCAGCGGGCACCTTCGTGTCCGCTGGCGACCTCGGAACCAGGCGCTGGGCCCACCAGGCCTCGGTCCTCCCCGGTGGCGGCGTGCTGCTGACGGGAGGTGTCTACGGCGTGAGCGTCCTGGCCACTGCCCAGGTCTACGAGGCGGGGACCGGCTTGCGCACGGTCGGGCCCCTGACCGCCACGCGGATGCTCCACGCCGCGGCGGAGCTGGCGGACGGGCGCATCCTGCTGACCGGCGGGCTGCCCGCCACGGGCTCGGATGTCTACGCGACCTCGACCTCGGAGCTCTTCAACCCCGCCACCGGCGGGTTCACGGCGTCAGCGTCCATGGCTTCGCCCCGGACCGGCCACACGGCGACCCGCCTCCCGGACGGGAGGATCCTCATCGCCGGCGGACGGAACAGCACCTGCTGGTACGGCTGCCCGGAGCTGATCTGGGCCTCCGCCGAGCTCTATGACTCCGCCACGGGCACGTTCACGCCGACAGGGAGGATGGCCCAGGCCAGGTACGGGCACACGGCGACGCCGCTTCCAGATGGCCGCATCCTGATCACCGGAGGCACCACGCCGGACCTCCCGAACACGGATGTGTCCTCCTCCGTGGAGATCTACGACCCCGCCACCGGGGCCTTCACCGCGGCAGGGACCATGCTCCGGCCCCGGAGCCACCACACGGCCACCCTTCTCACCGATGGGCGGGTCCTCCTGGCCCACGGGCGGACCCAGGGCGAGGGCTCCCTCGCGTCGGCCACGCTGGAAGTGTTCGATCCGCTCCTGGCCAAGAGCATGCTGCTGACCTCCAACCTGACCACCCGCTACCGCCACACGGCGACGCGCCTCCTGTCGGGCGACGTGCTCCTGGCCGGCGGCACCGAGGGCGGCGGCGGCATCAAGCTGACCGAAGTGTTCCGGTAA
- a CDS encoding class I SAM-dependent methyltransferase, with product MADWFEAWFDDDYALLYAHRDADEARLAVGRALREAPELGQGPVLDLGCGAGRHLEILRQTNPLAFGMDLSPALLRLAPAGLRPWLLRGDMRRIPVRPEALSGICLWFTPFGYFPDAQNRALMLDLGRLLRPGGVLVMDYLNAGLVARSLVPEDTLERAGMRVLSRRAIEGDRIVKRMTLTRLATGETREAMESVRLYPPSALLEMAAPAGLRLRSVMGTYAGDAFTEDSPRWIGIFGKAPAADS from the coding sequence TTGGCCGACTGGTTCGAAGCATGGTTCGATGACGACTACGCGCTGCTGTACGCCCACCGCGACGCGGACGAGGCGCGCCTGGCCGTGGGCCGGGCCCTGCGTGAAGCCCCGGAGCTGGGCCAGGGCCCGGTGCTGGATCTGGGCTGCGGTGCGGGGCGCCACCTGGAGATCCTGCGCCAGACCAACCCCCTGGCCTTCGGCATGGATCTCTCCCCTGCCCTCCTCAGGCTGGCTCCCGCGGGGCTGCGCCCCTGGCTGCTGAGAGGGGACATGCGGCGAATCCCGGTGCGGCCGGAGGCCCTGTCCGGCATCTGCCTCTGGTTCACGCCCTTCGGCTATTTCCCCGATGCCCAGAACCGCGCGCTGATGCTGGATCTGGGGCGCCTCCTGCGCCCCGGCGGCGTGCTCGTGATGGACTACCTCAACGCCGGGCTGGTGGCGCGCTCCCTGGTGCCCGAGGACACGCTGGAACGCGCGGGCATGCGGGTCCTGAGCCGGCGCGCCATCGAAGGCGACCGCATCGTGAAGCGCATGACGCTTACGCGCCTGGCGACCGGCGAGACCCGCGAGGCCATGGAAAGCGTCCGTCTCTATCCCCCATCGGCCCTCCTGGAGATGGCGGCTCCCGCCGGCCTGCGCCTGCGCAGCGTCATGGGCACCTACGCGGGCGATGCCTTCACCGAGGACAGCCCGCGATGGATCGGCATCTTCGGGAAGGCTCCGGCCGCCGACAGCTGA